Proteins from a single region of Dyadobacter fanqingshengii:
- a CDS encoding alkaline phosphatase family protein, protein MNKTVVIDIVGLSANLIGEHTPFLAKYLKDRHLTPIKPVLPAVTTTSQSTYITGKWPAENGIVGNGWYDREDSEVKFWKQSNKLVKGEKIWDAAKKLDPNFTCAKMFWWYNMYSTADFSVTPRPQYHADGVKAPDCYAYPPEMRDELQKDLGQFPLFNFWGPNANIKSTKWIADSSMWVEKKHNPTLTLIYLPHLDYCLQKFGPDFSKISNELKEIDDVVAELIQFYEARNAKIILLSEYGINPVSNPIHINRILRNEGLISVRTERWYELLDAGISKAFATADHQIAHVYLNDESVKEQVVNALKKVPGIDLILDREAQKAYHIDHERSGDLVVVAKPDSWFTYYYWLDDAKAPDYAHLVDIHRKPGYDPVEMFMDPKNPLIKLRAGYKLARKLMGFRYLMNVIPLDATLVKGSHGSINVPAEYYPICITDSALEKTEIQAVDVYDVIWKHLT, encoded by the coding sequence ATGAATAAAACAGTCGTTATTGACATCGTAGGTTTAAGTGCAAACCTGATCGGTGAACATACTCCGTTTCTTGCCAAATATTTAAAAGACAGACATTTAACACCGATTAAGCCTGTTCTGCCCGCTGTAACTACAACTTCACAAAGCACCTACATTACAGGAAAATGGCCCGCCGAGAACGGGATTGTGGGTAATGGCTGGTATGATCGTGAAGACTCGGAAGTAAAGTTCTGGAAGCAATCTAACAAGCTTGTCAAGGGCGAGAAAATATGGGATGCGGCCAAAAAGCTGGATCCTAATTTCACCTGCGCGAAAATGTTTTGGTGGTATAATATGTATTCAACAGCCGACTTTTCGGTAACGCCGCGTCCGCAATATCACGCAGATGGTGTAAAAGCACCTGATTGTTACGCATATCCACCCGAAATGCGCGATGAATTGCAAAAAGATTTAGGTCAGTTTCCGCTTTTCAATTTCTGGGGACCGAATGCGAACATTAAGTCCACAAAATGGATTGCAGATTCTTCCATGTGGGTTGAAAAGAAGCATAATCCAACATTAACGCTGATTTATCTGCCGCATCTGGATTATTGTTTACAGAAATTCGGGCCGGATTTTTCAAAGATCAGCAATGAACTGAAAGAGATTGACGACGTGGTCGCTGAACTGATCCAATTTTACGAAGCACGCAATGCGAAGATCATTCTGCTTTCGGAATATGGAATTAATCCGGTGAGCAATCCCATCCATATCAACCGTATTTTAAGAAATGAAGGCCTTATTTCGGTGCGGACTGAGCGCTGGTATGAATTGCTGGATGCCGGAATTTCGAAAGCCTTTGCAACTGCCGATCACCAGATCGCGCACGTTTATCTGAATGACGAATCTGTTAAAGAACAGGTTGTTAATGCATTGAAAAAAGTCCCTGGCATTGATCTGATCTTAGATAGAGAAGCACAAAAAGCTTATCATATTGACCACGAACGCTCCGGCGACCTGGTTGTGGTTGCCAAGCCTGACAGCTGGTTCACCTATTATTACTGGCTGGACGACGCGAAGGCACCGGATTACGCACATTTGGTCGACATTCACCGCAAGCCGGGCTACGATCCTGTAGAAATGTTTATGGATCCTAAAAATCCGCTTATTAAGCTTCGTGCCGGTTACAAATTAGCTCGTAAACTAATGGGATTCAGATATTTAATGAATGTCATTCCACTCGATGCAACATTAGTGAAAGGCTCGCATGGAAGCATTAATGTGCCCGCAGAATACTATCCGATCTGCATTACAGATTCTGCTTTGGAAAAAACTGAAATCCAAGCCGTTGATGTCTATGATGTAATCTGGAAACATCTGACTTAA
- a CDS encoding PQQ-dependent sugar dehydrogenase yields MTLNALPIFFLLTIGFASVSCSKDKDMEDDPGTIANSDTTIKTKDAFPGLTFTNPVEMKQIPGDSSRFFVVEQAGVIRVFQNNAAATTSTVFLDIQNKVQDGGERGLLGLAFHPDFKTNGYFYVNYTAGSPLKTVIARYKAASPAAERADPSSEAVLFTFNQPYDNHNGGSLQFGKDSFLYIATGDGGSGGDPQNNAQNRKSMLGKILRVDVDGTSKGNYGIPSDNPYPVGNNDGFLPEIYAYGLRNPWRISFDMDNDRLFAGDVGQNKREEIDLITKGGNYGWRLKEGVDCYDPASNCNAAGLIEPIHDYNQNNGDRSITGGYVYRGNAIKSLEGKYIYGDFASGRIWALELDGDQKKSNAILFENKGAVSSFAQDISGEVYYLNYGEGKIMKLVNGNLN; encoded by the coding sequence ATGACACTTAACGCACTTCCGATATTTTTCCTCTTAACAATAGGCTTTGCCAGTGTTTCATGTTCCAAAGATAAGGACATGGAAGACGATCCCGGGACGATTGCAAATTCCGATACAACCATCAAAACAAAGGATGCATTTCCAGGCCTGACTTTTACAAATCCTGTTGAAATGAAGCAAATTCCGGGCGATAGCAGCCGATTTTTCGTTGTGGAGCAGGCTGGTGTGATCAGAGTTTTTCAAAACAATGCTGCTGCGACAACCAGCACCGTTTTTTTGGATATACAAAATAAAGTGCAGGATGGCGGCGAACGCGGGCTTTTGGGCCTGGCCTTTCATCCCGACTTCAAGACCAATGGCTATTTTTATGTCAACTACACGGCAGGAAGCCCTCTAAAAACGGTCATAGCGCGCTACAAGGCAGCGTCCCCAGCAGCGGAACGGGCTGATCCTTCCAGCGAAGCTGTTCTTTTTACCTTTAATCAACCTTACGATAACCACAATGGCGGCTCGCTGCAATTTGGCAAAGATAGCTTTTTATACATTGCCACAGGTGACGGCGGCAGCGGAGGCGATCCGCAGAATAATGCGCAAAACCGCAAAAGCATGCTGGGAAAAATTCTCCGTGTCGACGTGGACGGAACATCGAAAGGCAACTACGGAATCCCTTCTGACAACCCATATCCGGTCGGTAATAATGATGGTTTCCTTCCTGAAATTTATGCTTACGGCCTGAGAAATCCCTGGCGGATCAGTTTTGATATGGATAATGACCGTTTATTTGCCGGCGATGTAGGACAAAATAAGCGGGAAGAAATTGACCTCATTACCAAAGGCGGCAACTACGGCTGGCGACTCAAAGAAGGCGTAGATTGTTACGATCCGGCTTCCAATTGCAATGCTGCAGGCCTTATTGAACCGATCCATGATTACAACCAGAATAATGGCGACAGGTCCATAACCGGCGGTTATGTTTACAGAGGAAATGCGATCAAGAGTCTGGAGGGAAAATACATTTATGGCGACTTTGCCAGTGGCCGGATCTGGGCGCTGGAACTGGATGGCGATCAGAAAAAGAGCAATGCTATTTTGTTTGAAAATAAAGGAGCTGTTTCCTCATTCGCGCAGGATATCAGCGGAGAGGTTTATTATTTGAATTACGGCGAAGGGAAGATAATGAAGCTGGTTAACGGAAATTTAAATTGA
- a CDS encoding EboA domain-containing protein produces the protein MSDIIKQKLWEILALNTSGPEADWLQNRACASPMDLMTAFVAAPRFLVKKIISLDQDQKWELNAEIPGFSVDGWSLVRLARVWLLTHLDPSDKEEYVKNIETLFDTAEMNELVALYSALPVLSYPDQWLFRATDAVRSNMGFVFDAIALHNPYPEKYFSELAWNQLVLKTIFNDKPIHFIEGLENRANEKLAMTLSDFAHERWAAGRSVPAQVWRLAGKFMNPILLADMQHLLDSENVDDHRAAALACNDSSLAQANYLLAKYIDLEKSVKSGALTWADLEH, from the coding sequence ATGTCTGACATCATTAAACAAAAGCTTTGGGAAATACTAGCCCTGAACACCTCCGGACCTGAGGCAGATTGGTTACAAAACCGGGCTTGTGCAAGTCCTATGGACCTGATGACCGCTTTTGTCGCTGCGCCCAGGTTTCTCGTAAAAAAAATCATTTCATTAGATCAAGATCAAAAATGGGAGCTCAATGCTGAGATTCCCGGATTTTCCGTTGACGGCTGGTCACTGGTAAGGCTGGCGCGCGTTTGGCTGCTGACACATCTCGATCCTTCTGATAAAGAGGAATATGTCAAAAACATTGAAACGCTCTTCGACACGGCTGAAATGAATGAGCTGGTGGCGCTTTATTCAGCATTACCAGTCCTTTCTTATCCGGATCAATGGCTTTTCAGGGCGACCGACGCGGTTCGCTCGAATATGGGTTTTGTGTTTGATGCCATTGCTCTGCATAATCCTTATCCGGAGAAATATTTCAGCGAACTGGCCTGGAATCAGCTGGTTTTAAAAACCATATTCAATGATAAGCCCATTCATTTTATTGAAGGTTTGGAAAATAGAGCCAACGAAAAACTGGCAATGACGCTTTCCGACTTTGCGCACGAACGCTGGGCAGCAGGAAGGAGTGTTCCGGCGCAGGTTTGGCGGCTGGCGGGTAAATTCATGAACCCCATTTTGCTGGCTGATATGCAGCATTTACTTGATTCTGAAAACGTGGATGATCATAGGGCAGCCGCTTTGGCTTGCAATGATTCGTCGCTTGCTCAGGCCAATTATCTTTTGGCTAAATACATTGATCTTGAAAAATCGGTTAAGTCCGGGGCTTTAACCTGGGCGGATCTTGAACACTGA
- the eboE gene encoding metabolite traffic protein EboE, whose translation MITPYGHLTYCSNIHPGEKWADHFQSLRDNIPYIRQQLAPGQSFGLGLRVANEASLELSKPEVLNEFKIWLKEQDVYVFVINGFPYGGFHNTVVKDNVHTPDWTTTDRLNYTIRLFNILSELLPEGMHGGVSTPPLSYRLWWTTMEENINATEQATDHVLQLLDELIKIERETGKLLHLDIEPEPDGILDNAVDFVKWYRDVLLPRGTAYLSEKYNVTAEQAEAIILKHIQLCYDICHAAVGYENPEEILASLDEVGIQVGRIQVSSALKVNFSNEREVKLKAIETFDEPVYLHQVVALNEDETKTHYPDLREALTDWNDKQKEWRVHFHVPLFIHSYGVLESTQGDIIKTLAIHREKPFSSFLEVETYTWGVLPEDMQKPIGDSIVREIEWVKKILSYE comes from the coding sequence ATGATCACGCCTTACGGACATTTAACCTATTGCAGCAACATTCATCCCGGTGAAAAATGGGCGGATCATTTTCAGTCGCTTCGGGATAACATTCCCTATATCAGGCAGCAACTTGCGCCCGGACAATCATTTGGCCTTGGCCTTCGGGTTGCGAATGAAGCGTCTCTTGAACTGAGTAAGCCCGAGGTTTTAAACGAATTCAAAATCTGGCTGAAAGAACAGGATGTTTATGTATTTGTTATCAATGGCTTCCCTTATGGCGGCTTTCATAACACGGTTGTAAAAGACAATGTGCATACGCCTGACTGGACAACGACTGATCGGTTAAACTATACAATTCGCCTTTTTAACATTCTTTCCGAATTGCTTCCCGAAGGGATGCATGGCGGCGTTTCAACTCCCCCGCTGTCTTACCGCTTGTGGTGGACAACCATGGAAGAAAACATCAACGCGACCGAGCAGGCGACCGACCATGTTTTGCAATTGCTGGACGAATTGATCAAAATTGAGAGAGAAACGGGCAAACTGCTACACCTCGACATTGAACCGGAGCCGGACGGCATTCTGGACAATGCAGTTGATTTTGTGAAATGGTATCGCGATGTGCTTTTGCCAAGAGGAACTGCTTATTTATCAGAGAAATATAACGTAACAGCTGAGCAAGCTGAGGCAATAATTTTAAAACACATTCAACTTTGCTACGACATTTGCCATGCGGCGGTGGGTTACGAAAATCCTGAAGAAATTCTTGCGTCGCTGGATGAAGTCGGCATTCAGGTCGGCAGGATTCAGGTAAGTTCTGCGCTGAAAGTTAATTTTTCCAACGAACGCGAGGTTAAGCTGAAAGCAATCGAAACATTCGATGAGCCGGTTTATTTGCATCAAGTTGTGGCATTGAATGAGGATGAAACCAAAACACATTACCCTGATCTGAGAGAAGCGTTGACGGATTGGAATGATAAGCAGAAAGAATGGCGTGTCCATTTTCATGTTCCACTTTTCATTCATTCCTATGGCGTGCTGGAATCAACGCAAGGCGACATTATCAAAACACTTGCTATCCACCGGGAAAAGCCTTTTTCATCATTTTTGGAAGTGGAAACCTACACCTGGGGCGTGTTGCCCGAAGACATGCAAAAACCCATCGGCGATTCGATCGTTCGCGAAATTGAATGGGTGAAGAAAATACTCAGTTATGAATAA
- a CDS encoding TatD family hydrolase, whose product MCLNNNDTAPNPSHFEDSEETVAAPAHRDIAWNDYKDLIKGMRFFDPHIHMVSRTTDDYQAMHQAGIVALIEPAFWVGQPRTGLSSFKDYYSSLVGWERFRSSQFGIKHYCTMGLNSREANNEPLAEQVMEILPLYIYKEGVVGVGEIGFDDQTPAEEKYYRLQLELAKSAKLPVQIHTPHRDKKKGTERSMAIALEHGIDPSWVIVDHNNEETVKSVLDKGFWAAFTIYPFTKMGNERMVKVVEQYGPERIMVNSAADWGISDPLAIPKTAALMKMRGISDETIRLVTYQNAIDAFGKSGQIDVTDFESGYAIDHTEKFHGNSILRGGQQPSPAKDSLVIN is encoded by the coding sequence ATGTGCCTCAACAATAACGATACAGCACCGAATCCTTCGCATTTTGAAGACAGCGAAGAAACCGTCGCTGCCCCTGCGCACCGCGACATTGCCTGGAACGACTATAAAGACCTGATCAAAGGAATGCGCTTTTTTGACCCGCATATCCATATGGTTTCTCGCACGACAGACGACTACCAGGCCATGCACCAAGCCGGCATTGTGGCTTTGATCGAACCGGCTTTCTGGGTTGGGCAGCCCCGCACGGGGCTTTCGAGCTTCAAGGATTATTATAGTAGTCTGGTTGGCTGGGAAAGATTCCGCTCTTCGCAATTTGGCATTAAACATTACTGCACAATGGGACTGAACTCCCGCGAAGCGAATAATGAGCCTCTTGCTGAGCAGGTTATGGAAATCCTGCCATTATACATTTACAAAGAAGGCGTTGTCGGCGTGGGCGAAATTGGTTTTGATGACCAGACGCCTGCCGAAGAAAAATATTACCGATTACAGCTCGAACTGGCTAAATCAGCCAAGCTTCCGGTGCAGATCCACACTCCGCACCGCGACAAGAAAAAAGGAACGGAGCGCAGCATGGCCATTGCATTGGAACACGGTATTGATCCTTCTTGGGTGATCGTGGATCATAATAATGAAGAAACGGTCAAGAGTGTTTTGGACAAAGGTTTTTGGGCGGCATTCACGATTTATCCTTTTACAAAAATGGGTAATGAGCGAATGGTTAAAGTAGTGGAACAATATGGTCCCGAACGCATTATGGTCAATTCTGCGGCCGACTGGGGCATTTCCGATCCGCTTGCGATTCCGAAAACGGCTGCATTAATGAAGATGCGTGGCATTTCGGATGAAACGATCAGATTGGTAACTTACCAAAATGCGATTGACGCTTTTGGCAAAAGCGGGCAGATTGACGTGACCGATTTTGAGTCGGGATATGCGATTGACCACACCGAAAAGTTTCATGGAAACAGCATTCTGCGGGGCGGACAGCAGCCTTCTCCTGCCAAAGATTCATTAGTAATTAATTAA
- a CDS encoding saccharopine dehydrogenase family protein: MNRSFYLCRKFKRNKMSKVLIIGAGGVGSVVAHKCALNSNVFTEIMLASRTKSKCDKIAAEIKEMHGVTIETAQVDADIVAETVLLIKRFQPKMLINVALPYQDLTIMEACLATGVHYLDTANYEPKDVAKFEYSWQWAYQERFKEAGLMAVLGCGFDPGVTQVYTAYANKHHFDEMHYLDIIDCNAGDHGKAFATNFNPEINIREITQPGRYWENGEWIEIPAMSIHKPIEYPGIGPKESYVLYHEELESLVKNFPTLKRARFWMTFGQAYITHLNVLENVGMTSIKPIKFNGMDIVPLEFLKAVLPAPDSLGENYSGQTSIGCQIKGIENGEEKTYYVWNNCDHAECYREVRAQAVSYTTGVPAMIGAMLMLTNEEWMKPGVYNVEELNPDPFMDLLNQHGLPWNERINVPLPHEY; encoded by the coding sequence ATTAACCGGTCATTCTATCTTTGCCGAAAATTCAAACGAAATAAGATGTCTAAGGTTCTGATCATTGGTGCAGGTGGAGTTGGTAGTGTTGTAGCCCATAAATGCGCGCTGAATAGCAATGTTTTTACGGAAATCATGCTGGCCAGCCGCACAAAGTCGAAGTGCGATAAGATCGCTGCTGAAATTAAGGAAATGCATGGCGTCACCATTGAAACGGCACAGGTTGATGCAGATATTGTCGCTGAAACAGTGCTGCTGATCAAACGTTTTCAACCCAAAATGCTGATCAATGTTGCTTTGCCTTACCAGGATCTGACCATTATGGAAGCCTGTCTGGCAACAGGTGTACATTATCTGGACACAGCCAATTATGAGCCGAAAGATGTTGCCAAATTTGAATACAGCTGGCAATGGGCTTATCAGGAAAGATTTAAGGAAGCGGGCTTGATGGCCGTTTTAGGCTGCGGCTTCGATCCCGGCGTGACGCAGGTTTATACAGCGTATGCCAACAAGCATCATTTTGATGAAATGCATTACCTGGATATCATCGACTGTAATGCCGGTGATCATGGAAAAGCATTTGCTACGAACTTCAACCCTGAAATTAATATCCGGGAGATTACGCAACCCGGACGTTACTGGGAAAATGGCGAATGGATAGAAATTCCTGCCATGTCAATCCATAAACCGATCGAATATCCGGGCATCGGGCCGAAAGAAAGTTATGTGCTTTACCACGAAGAACTTGAATCGCTGGTAAAAAACTTCCCAACATTGAAGCGCGCGCGTTTCTGGATGACATTCGGACAGGCTTACATTACGCATTTAAACGTGCTTGAAAATGTGGGCATGACGAGCATCAAGCCGATCAAATTCAATGGAATGGACATTGTTCCGCTGGAATTCCTGAAAGCTGTGCTTCCTGCGCCGGATTCTTTGGGAGAAAATTATTCAGGTCAGACTTCGATTGGATGCCAGATTAAAGGCATTGAAAACGGTGAGGAAAAAACCTATTACGTATGGAACAATTGCGACCACGCGGAATGCTATCGCGAAGTACGCGCACAAGCAGTAAGTTACACAACCGGTGTTCCAGCCATGATTGGTGCTATGCTGATGCTGACAAATGAGGAGTGGATGAAACCAGGCGTTTACAATGTAGAAGAGCTGAATCCGGATCCATTCATGGACCTGCTTAATCAGCATGGCTTGCCCTGGAACGAGCGGATTAACGTTCCGTTGCCGCATGAATATTGA
- the eboC gene encoding UbiA-like protein EboC (EboC, a homolog the polyprenyltransferase UbiA, belongs to system of proteins involved in the trafficking of precursor metabolites to an extracytoplasmic compartment so that the biosynthesis of certain natural products, such as scytonemin, can be completed.), with translation MSSLKPYLQLTRPANVVTAFTDIFAGMAIVQFAFSDYNPALLLVSTLGLYAGGVVMNDVFDAKLDAIERPERPIPSGKVPLKSAAMLGISLLFLGILAAAMFSALSGMIAIIVAMLAVLYNRFAKHSRIFGPLTMGMCRGGNLILGMSVLPESLQQWSWIALFPIMYIGAITLISQDEVHGGKKTTLYIAALLYLVVLFSQVKLANEHGNLLYTLPFVLLHAWLIFRPLWNAMQNPIGPLIGKAVKAGVISLIVMNASWCVAFGLWPLALLVLALLPLSMLLAKVFAVT, from the coding sequence GTGAGCAGTTTAAAACCCTATCTGCAGCTAACCCGTCCTGCCAATGTCGTCACCGCATTCACCGATATTTTTGCGGGAATGGCCATTGTACAATTTGCTTTTTCAGATTACAATCCGGCGCTGCTTCTTGTCTCAACATTAGGCTTATATGCGGGTGGCGTGGTTATGAACGATGTTTTTGACGCAAAGCTCGACGCTATTGAACGGCCCGAACGGCCGATCCCAAGCGGGAAGGTGCCTTTGAAATCGGCTGCTATGCTCGGCATATCGCTGTTATTTCTTGGGATCCTGGCGGCCGCAATGTTTAGTGCTTTAAGCGGAATGATCGCAATTATCGTCGCTATGCTGGCCGTTTTATACAATCGTTTTGCAAAGCATAGCCGCATTTTTGGTCCGCTAACCATGGGCATGTGCCGAGGCGGAAACCTCATTCTCGGCATGAGCGTACTTCCGGAATCACTTCAACAATGGTCATGGATTGCCCTATTTCCCATTATGTACATCGGCGCGATCACGTTGATCAGCCAGGATGAAGTGCACGGAGGGAAGAAGACTACGCTTTACATTGCAGCACTTTTGTATTTAGTAGTGCTGTTTTCGCAAGTAAAGCTCGCCAATGAGCATGGTAACTTGCTTTATACATTGCCTTTCGTTTTGTTGCATGCCTGGCTCATATTCAGGCCATTATGGAATGCAATGCAAAATCCTATCGGGCCGTTGATTGGTAAGGCGGTGAAGGCGGGCGTCATTTCCCTGATCGTGATGAATGCTTCCTGGTGCGTTGCCTTCGGATTGTGGCCGCTGGCGTTGCTGGTTTTGGCGTTATTGCCCTTGTCAATGCTTTTGGCAAAGGTTTTTGCGGTAACTTAG
- a CDS encoding type II toxin-antitoxin system RelE/ParE family toxin, which produces MNYELIVSTHFKKELKRLAKKYASLKEDVFELGESLADNPAQGSPIGKNCFKIRLGIKSKGRGKSGGARVITCVFTLQEEVVLLSIYDKAEKENINAKELEDLLNAIDRTQ; this is translated from the coding sequence ATGAACTATGAATTAATTGTTTCCACACACTTTAAAAAAGAATTAAAACGGCTTGCCAAAAAATACGCCTCATTAAAAGAAGACGTTTTTGAGCTTGGTGAAAGCCTAGCCGATAATCCTGCTCAGGGCTCACCGATTGGAAAGAATTGCTTTAAAATCCGCTTGGGGATTAAGAGCAAAGGCAGAGGAAAAAGTGGCGGTGCAAGGGTAATTACCTGTGTTTTTACTTTGCAGGAGGAAGTGGTGCTCCTTAGCATTTATGACAAAGCTGAAAAAGAGAACATCAATGCAAAAGAGCTTGAAGACTTGCTCAACGCTATTGACAGAACACAGTAA
- a CDS encoding MgtC/SapB family protein, with protein MELLPEDVYKLLISFFLGAIIGTEREYRSKSAGLRTMILIAVGSTLFTIISIKISSDAGRIAANIVTGIGFIGAGIIFRENNRVVGITTAAIVWVTAAVGMGIGAGFYEVTIATFIISGLSLVILAPIQKFIRKKSQIRNYRLVCPYERKTLKRYEELFKDNDLKILQGQQSRSGGQITGSWTLQGSEKKHEKLTHHLLNDSGIIEFDF; from the coding sequence ATGGAGTTATTGCCGGAAGACGTTTATAAGCTGTTGATATCGTTTTTTCTAGGTGCCATTATCGGCACCGAGCGGGAATACCGCAGCAAGTCGGCTGGGTTGCGGACCATGATCCTGATTGCGGTTGGCTCTACATTATTTACAATTATTTCCATTAAGATCAGTTCGGATGCGGGGCGGATTGCTGCTAACATTGTGACGGGAATCGGTTTTATTGGCGCGGGGATCATTTTCCGGGAAAATAACCGGGTCGTAGGCATTACAACGGCGGCGATTGTGTGGGTGACGGCAGCGGTGGGAATGGGCATTGGTGCTGGTTTTTACGAGGTAACGATCGCAACATTCATTATTTCCGGCTTGTCGTTGGTTATCCTGGCCCCTATCCAGAAATTTATCCGCAAAAAAAGCCAGATCAGGAATTACAGGCTCGTGTGCCCTTATGAAAGAAAAACCCTGAAACGATATGAGGAGCTTTTTAAGGATAATGATCTTAAAATTTTGCAAGGCCAGCAAAGCCGTTCTGGCGGCCAGATTACCGGCAGCTGGACATTGCAAGGCTCGGAAAAGAAGCACGAAAAGCTCACGCACCATTTGCTGAATGACTCTGGAATCATAGAATTCGACTTTTAG
- a CDS encoding 3-dehydroquinate synthase — MQTIQQRFKVEYNYAVFFTENLFDTKNPLLQDFFNEYTEQGFQRKALVIVDEGFAQHHSDLSNQIQSYFTASVPHIQLAPEIIIVPGGEACKNDPALFDSLVEAVDTYGIDRHSFIIAIGGGAVLDLVGYAAAVSHRGIKLIRIPTTVLSQNDSGVGVKNSINFRGKKNFLGTFAPPVAVFNDLTLLRTLDDRDWRGGVSEAIKVALIKDASFFEWIEEHASALANRDEKAMAYLIHRCAEMHTDHIAGGDPFEFGSSRPLDFGHWAAHKLEFLTGFQVRHGEAVAIGIALDCVYATKIGQLSEKELNRILDVLGKLGFDLFHPKLSENDKINLRNGLNEFREHLGGRLTIMLLEKIGKGIEVHELDADIIAQSVDYLEGTKIIHAL; from the coding sequence ATGCAAACCATACAACAGCGTTTCAAGGTAGAATACAATTATGCCGTATTCTTTACTGAAAATTTATTTGATACAAAAAACCCTTTGCTCCAAGACTTTTTCAATGAATATACGGAACAGGGCTTTCAGCGTAAGGCCTTAGTGATTGTGGACGAGGGGTTTGCTCAGCATCATTCCGATTTATCCAACCAGATTCAGTCCTATTTTACTGCGTCTGTTCCCCATATCCAGCTTGCCCCGGAAATCATTATTGTCCCTGGCGGTGAAGCTTGTAAAAATGATCCTGCTCTTTTTGATAGTCTCGTGGAAGCCGTAGACACTTATGGCATTGACAGACATTCGTTTATCATAGCCATAGGCGGCGGCGCGGTGCTGGATTTGGTAGGTTATGCAGCGGCTGTTTCGCATAGAGGCATTAAACTGATTCGCATTCCAACAACCGTTTTATCCCAAAACGACTCGGGTGTTGGTGTTAAAAACAGCATTAACTTCCGCGGGAAGAAGAATTTCCTGGGCACATTTGCGCCTCCGGTTGCTGTATTTAATGATCTTACTTTGTTGAGAACATTAGATGACCGCGATTGGCGGGGGGGCGTTTCCGAAGCGATCAAAGTTGCATTGATCAAAGATGCTTCGTTTTTTGAATGGATAGAAGAACATGCTTCCGCGCTGGCAAACCGCGATGAGAAAGCCATGGCCTACCTCATCCACCGCTGCGCAGAAATGCACACAGACCATATTGCAGGCGGCGACCCTTTCGAATTTGGTTCTTCGCGGCCTTTGGATTTTGGACATTGGGCGGCGCATAAGCTCGAATTTTTGACAGGTTTTCAGGTTCGTCACGGCGAGGCGGTGGCCATAGGCATTGCGCTGGACTGTGTTTACGCAACCAAAATCGGGCAATTATCGGAAAAGGAACTGAATAGAATTCTGGACGTTTTGGGCAAATTGGGCTTTGATCTTTTCCACCCAAAACTATCTGAAAACGATAAAATAAACCTGCGTAACGGCCTCAACGAGTTCCGCGAACATTTAGGCGGAAGGCTTACCATTATGCTGTTGGAAAAAATAGGAAAGGGCATCGAAGTGCACGAACTGGATGCAGACATTATCGCGCAATCGGTTGATTATCTGGAAGGAACAAAAATCATTCATGCATTATGA